A genome region from Paracoccus stylophorae includes the following:
- a CDS encoding class I adenylate-forming enzyme family protein, which translates to MTLTRIHEPLFRQAMAQPDAPALRDHDDRRVTFAELAGIVDELAADLSARGLRPGDRLLILAENCAALVALVMAASRLDAVAVPVNARMTDHELQRIADHSDPRLTVYLAHASPHARDHADLAGATGWQTPLGALAIGGARDASRPDPVRADTGQAAVILYTTGSTGTPKGVMLSHGNLLFGGETSAKIRDMTPADLILGVLPMTHVFGLTSMMMAGMFAGAELWLFPRFSAAAVLDALQEGVTVLPAVPQMHALIMDEAVRRGTRGAPAALRYVSSGAAPLDPDWKRRAEAFYGTALQNGYGLTETTAGVTLTTNPPGVPDVSVGQPLPGVELRLRDPGPDGVGEIQTRGPHIMIGYFRNPDATAVAFDAEGFLCTGDLGRIDADGNLHIAGRARELIIRGGFNVYPPEIEAALNDHPHVVQTAVIGRRIEGGNEEILAFCQTDDPASVSEADLRAHVTRRLSPYKRPARIIVTTALPTSPNGKILKTRLVETFREELGAERE; encoded by the coding sequence ATGACCCTGACGCGCATCCATGAGCCGCTGTTCCGGCAAGCCATGGCCCAGCCCGACGCGCCGGCGCTGCGCGATCACGACGACCGGCGGGTGACGTTCGCCGAACTGGCCGGGATCGTGGACGAACTGGCCGCCGATCTGTCCGCCCGCGGGCTGCGCCCGGGCGACCGGCTGCTGATCCTGGCCGAAAACTGCGCCGCGCTTGTCGCGTTGGTCATGGCAGCCTCGCGGCTGGACGCGGTGGCGGTGCCCGTCAACGCCCGCATGACCGACCACGAATTGCAGCGCATCGCGGACCATTCCGACCCCCGGCTGACGGTCTATCTGGCCCACGCCTCGCCGCATGCGCGCGACCATGCCGATCTTGCCGGCGCGACCGGCTGGCAGACGCCGCTTGGCGCGCTGGCCATTGGCGGGGCGCGCGATGCGTCCCGGCCGGACCCGGTGCGCGCGGATACAGGGCAGGCAGCGGTGATCCTGTATACCACCGGCTCGACGGGGACGCCCAAGGGCGTGATGCTCAGCCACGGCAACCTTCTGTTCGGCGGCGAGACCTCGGCCAAGATTCGCGACATGACCCCGGCCGACCTGATCCTGGGCGTGCTGCCTATGACGCATGTGTTCGGCCTGACGTCGATGATGATGGCGGGCATGTTCGCGGGGGCCGAATTGTGGCTGTTCCCGCGTTTCTCTGCCGCGGCGGTTCTGGACGCGCTGCAAGAGGGCGTCACCGTCCTGCCCGCCGTGCCCCAGATGCACGCGCTGATCATGGATGAGGCCGTCCGGCGCGGGACGCGCGGGGCACCCGCGGCCCTGCGCTATGTCTCGTCCGGCGCCGCGCCGCTGGACCCCGACTGGAAGCGGCGTGCCGAGGCGTTCTATGGCACAGCCTTGCAGAACGGCTATGGTCTGACCGAGACCACGGCCGGCGTCACCCTGACCACCAATCCGCCGGGCGTGCCCGATGTCAGCGTGGGACAGCCGCTGCCGGGGGTGGAACTGCGCCTGCGCGATCCCGGTCCTGACGGTGTGGGCGAGATCCAGACCCGCGGCCCCCATATCATGATCGGGTATTTCCGTAATCCAGACGCCACCGCCGTCGCCTTCGACGCCGAGGGGTTTTTGTGCACCGGCGATCTGGGCCGGATCGACGCGGACGGCAATCTGCACATCGCCGGCCGCGCGCGCGAGTTGATCATTCGCGGCGGGTTCAACGTCTATCCGCCCGAAATCGAGGCGGCACTGAACGATCACCCGCATGTCGTGCAGACCGCCGTCATCGGACGCAGGATCGAGGGCGGGAACGAGGAAATTCTGGCCTTCTGCCAGACCGACGATCCCGCAAGCGTGTCCGAGGCCGATCTGCGCGCGCACGTGACCCGGCGGCTTTCCCCCTACAAGCGCCCCGCGCGCATCATCGTGACGACCGCGCTGCCCACCTCTCCCAACGGCAAGATCCTGAAGACCCGGCTGGTGGAGACGTTCCGAGAGGAGCTTGGGGCGGAGCGAGAGTGA
- a CDS encoding oxepin-CoA hydrolase, alternative type, which produces MTDARPEARIEDRGDHLLVTLSNPGRRNALAPSMYVELRAALERAATEDRLGAVVLTGANGYFCAGGDLNALAQRAGLSREDRRARIEDLQATIRAIRACPRPVIAAVEGGAAGAGLSIALACDLLVAAEDARFSAAYVRVGLVPDGGLTAALARRVPAGFAARLCLTGDPVDAAALAGMGVVTDLAAPGDAARLATTLAARLAQGPAAAQAAIKALLATAYDNGFDAQLDREADAMADALAGPEAAAGIGARLNRATPDFARGGAPRKDTDR; this is translated from the coding sequence ATGACCGACGCCCGACCCGAGGCGCGGATCGAGGATCGCGGCGATCATCTGCTGGTGACGCTGTCGAACCCCGGCCGCCGAAACGCACTGGCGCCATCCATGTATGTGGAATTGCGCGCCGCGCTTGAACGTGCCGCGACCGAGGACCGTCTGGGCGCGGTCGTCCTGACCGGTGCGAACGGGTATTTCTGTGCCGGGGGCGATCTGAACGCGCTGGCGCAGCGCGCCGGGCTGAGCCGGGAGGACCGCCGCGCGCGGATCGAGGATTTGCAGGCCACCATCCGCGCCATCAGGGCCTGTCCCCGCCCGGTCATCGCCGCAGTCGAGGGCGGGGCCGCCGGCGCGGGCCTGTCGATCGCGCTGGCGTGCGATCTGCTGGTGGCCGCCGAGGATGCGCGGTTTTCGGCCGCCTATGTCCGGGTCGGTCTGGTGCCCGATGGCGGGCTGACCGCGGCGCTGGCGCGAAGGGTGCCGGCCGGGTTTGCCGCGCGGCTGTGCCTGACCGGCGATCCCGTGGACGCGGCCGCCCTGGCCGGGATGGGCGTGGTGACCGATCTGGCGGCGCCGGGCGATGCAGCCCGCCTTGCGACGACGCTGGCCGCGCGACTGGCGCAAGGGCCTGCGGCTGCGCAGGCCGCGATCAAGGCGCTGCTGGCAACCGCCTATGACAACGGGTTCGACGCCCAGCTTGACCGCGAAGCCGACGCCATGGCCGACGCCCTTGCGGGACCCGAGGCGGCGGCGGGCATCGGCGCCCGCCTGAACCGCGCCACCCCCGATTTCGCACGTGGCGGCGCACCCAGGAAGGACACCGACCGATGA